One genomic region from Listeria monocytogenes encodes:
- a CDS encoding methionine ABC transporter ATP-binding protein: MITLQNVVKEYTSRNNKVLAVDHVDLEIEQGEIFGVVGYSGAGKSTLIRMFNGLELPSTGTVEVDNLLISQIRGSKLRKARQQIGMIFQHFNLLWSRTVAENIAFPLEIAGVRGEKRRFRVNELIRLVGLEGKENAYPAELSGGQKQRVGIARALANNPKVLLCDEATSALDPQTTDEVLELLLDINKRLNLTIIVITHEMHVIRKICNRVAVMENGKVVELGDVLDVFRHPQEKVTQRFVRQVTDSDETEELIHLLLDNYAEGKIVKLLFMSENATQPVISQVAKENDVMLNVLHGNLTQTQNGAYGTLYVQVLGTEDAINASLTQLRQLKVETEVLER; encoded by the coding sequence ATGATTACGTTACAAAACGTTGTAAAAGAATACACGTCCAGAAACAACAAAGTTCTCGCAGTCGATCATGTCGATTTAGAAATTGAACAAGGCGAGATTTTCGGAGTTGTAGGTTATTCCGGAGCTGGTAAAAGCACGCTCATCCGGATGTTTAATGGACTGGAGCTACCGAGTACTGGAACGGTTGAAGTAGATAATCTACTCATTAGCCAGATTCGTGGCAGTAAACTCAGAAAAGCTCGTCAGCAAATTGGGATGATTTTTCAACATTTTAATTTATTATGGTCCCGCACTGTGGCAGAAAATATCGCGTTTCCATTAGAAATTGCAGGTGTGCGCGGTGAAAAAAGACGCTTTCGGGTAAATGAACTCATCCGATTGGTTGGTCTGGAAGGAAAAGAAAACGCCTATCCAGCAGAGCTAAGCGGCGGTCAAAAACAGCGTGTCGGTATCGCGAGAGCACTGGCCAATAATCCAAAAGTATTGCTTTGCGATGAAGCAACTTCTGCACTGGATCCACAAACAACGGATGAAGTTTTAGAACTACTCTTAGATATTAATAAACGCCTCAATTTAACTATCATTGTTATCACTCATGAAATGCATGTTATTCGGAAAATTTGTAATCGCGTCGCTGTAATGGAAAACGGAAAAGTTGTTGAACTCGGCGATGTTTTAGATGTTTTCCGTCACCCGCAAGAAAAAGTAACGCAGCGCTTCGTTCGCCAAGTTACCGATTCTGACGAAACAGAAGAATTAATCCATCTATTACTTGATAATTATGCAGAAGGAAAAATCGTTAAACTTCTCTTTATGAGCGAAAATGCAACCCAGCCAGTCATATCCCAAGTAGCCAAAGAAAATGATGTTATGCTGAATGTCCTTCACGGGAACTTAACACAAACACAAAATGGCGCATACGGAACGCTTTATGTACAAGTTTTAGGTACAGAAGATGCGATAAATGCGAGTCTAACACAGCTACGTCAACTTAAAGTAGAAACGGAAGTGTTAGAACGATGA
- a CDS encoding DUF72 domain-containing protein has translation MVTIGLTGWSDHDSLLQTKKLTLADYAAHFPVVEVDTSFYAIPSPRTTANWAAQTPDDFRFVIKAFSAMTKHKEWSQYFDSENAMYTAYMDMIAPISETGKLQAILFQFPPYFNCTKENVTYLKYIASKMGDLPVAVEFRHNSWYNEQNTEKTLDLLRELGFIHTVVDEPQVGAGSVPIVLRETNSDMTLVRLHGRNQYGWMKANSPEWREVRTLYRYNEEEINEWAKYVEHLQKLSKEVVVIFNNNSGGDAADNAKHLQKALQVEFQGLAPMQMDLFSE, from the coding sequence ATGGTAACAATCGGGTTAACTGGGTGGAGTGATCATGATTCTTTATTACAAACAAAAAAATTAACATTGGCTGATTATGCGGCACATTTTCCTGTGGTGGAGGTTGATACGAGTTTTTATGCGATTCCTTCTCCGCGAACAACGGCAAACTGGGCGGCGCAAACTCCGGATGATTTTCGGTTTGTGATTAAGGCCTTTTCGGCGATGACGAAACATAAGGAATGGTCGCAGTATTTTGATAGTGAAAATGCGATGTATACGGCTTATATGGATATGATTGCACCGATAAGTGAAACGGGGAAACTACAGGCAATTTTATTTCAATTTCCGCCGTATTTTAATTGTACGAAAGAAAACGTGACTTATTTAAAATATATTGCGTCGAAAATGGGCGATTTGCCAGTGGCGGTTGAGTTTCGTCATAATTCTTGGTATAACGAGCAAAATACCGAAAAGACGCTGGATTTGTTGCGCGAATTAGGCTTTATTCATACAGTTGTCGATGAGCCGCAAGTCGGGGCGGGCAGTGTGCCGATTGTGCTTCGCGAGACGAATAGTGATATGACATTAGTAAGGCTTCACGGTCGAAATCAGTATGGCTGGATGAAAGCTAACAGTCCCGAGTGGCGCGAGGTTCGCACGCTTTACCGTTACAATGAAGAGGAAATTAACGAATGGGCTAAATACGTGGAACATTTGCAAAAGTTGTCCAAAGAAGTTGTCGTGATTTTTAATAATAACAGCGGCGGGGATGCGGCTGATAATGCGAAACATTTACAAAAGGCACTCCAAGTCGAGTTTCAAGGCTTGGCTCCGATGCAAATGGATTTATTTTCGGAATAA
- the sufC gene encoding Fe-S cluster assembly ATPase SufC: MATLKIQDLHVEIEGKEILKGVNLEISTGEIHAIMGPNGTGKSTLSSAIMGHPKYEVTQGTITLDGEDVLEMEVDERARAGLFLAMQYPSEISGVTNAEFIRAAINSRREEGDEIPVMQFIRKLDAKMDILDMDEEMAERYLNEGFSGGEKKRNEILQLLMIEPKLAILDEIDSGLDIDALKVVSKGVNEMRGEGFGCLIITHYQRLLNYITPDFVHVMMQGKVVKEGGPELAKRLEAEGYDWIKQELGIELEEEEAVDQQ, from the coding sequence ATGGCAACTTTAAAGATTCAAGATTTACATGTTGAAATAGAAGGAAAAGAAATTTTGAAGGGTGTTAACCTGGAAATTTCAACTGGCGAAATTCATGCTATCATGGGACCAAACGGAACAGGTAAATCTACGTTGTCCTCAGCTATTATGGGGCATCCAAAATATGAAGTAACACAAGGAACAATCACACTTGATGGGGAAGATGTACTCGAAATGGAAGTAGACGAACGCGCTCGTGCTGGTCTTTTCTTAGCGATGCAATATCCAAGTGAAATTAGTGGTGTTACAAACGCTGAATTCATTCGTGCAGCCATCAACAGCCGCCGTGAAGAAGGCGACGAAATCCCAGTAATGCAATTCATCCGCAAACTAGATGCGAAAATGGATATTTTAGATATGGACGAAGAAATGGCGGAACGTTATTTAAATGAAGGATTTTCAGGCGGAGAGAAAAAACGCAATGAAATTCTGCAACTATTAATGATCGAGCCAAAATTAGCGATTTTAGATGAAATTGACTCCGGTCTTGATATCGATGCGCTTAAAGTTGTCTCTAAAGGTGTAAATGAAATGCGCGGCGAAGGTTTCGGTTGCTTAATCATTACCCATTACCAACGTTTACTGAACTACATCACACCAGATTTTGTGCACGTAATGATGCAAGGTAAAGTAGTAAAAGAAGGCGGGCCTGAACTTGCGAAACGTTTAGAAGCTGAAGGTTATGACTGGATTAAACAAGAGCTTGGTATCGAACTTGAGGAAGAAGAAGCAGTAGACCAACAATAA
- the sufB gene encoding Fe-S cluster assembly protein SufB, whose amino-acid sequence MTEIPEIGEYQYGFHDKDTSVFRTERGLTEKVVREISNIKEEPEWMLEFRLKSLEQFYKMPMPTWGGDLSELKFEDITYYVKPSEQTVRSWDEVPEEIKRTFDKLGIPEAEQKYLAGASAQYESEVVYHNMKQDLEDLGIVFKDTDSALKENEAIFKEYFAKVIPPSDNKFAALNSAVWSGGSFIYVPPGIKVDTPLQAYFRINSENMGQFERTLIIVDENASVNYVEGCTAPVYTTNSLHSAVVEIIVKPGAYCRYTTIQNWANNVYNLVTKRTFCEENATMEWIDGNIGSKLTMKYPAVHLRGEGARGTTLSIAIAGKGQRQDAGAKMMHYAPNTSSTIVSKSISKQGGNVTYRGIVHFGRNADGARSNIECDTLIMDNLSTSDTIPYNEILNSNISLEHEAKVSKVSEEQLFYLMSRGLSEEEATEMIVMGFIEPFTKELPMEYAVEMNRLIKFEMEGSIG is encoded by the coding sequence ATGACTGAAATTCCAGAAATTGGCGAATACCAATATGGATTCCATGACAAAGATACCTCTGTGTTCCGTACAGAACGCGGATTAACAGAAAAAGTAGTAAGAGAAATTTCGAATATTAAAGAAGAACCAGAATGGATGCTTGAATTCCGTTTGAAGTCTTTGGAACAATTTTATAAAATGCCAATGCCGACTTGGGGTGGCGATCTGTCCGAACTAAAGTTTGAAGACATCACTTACTACGTGAAACCGTCTGAACAAACAGTACGCTCTTGGGATGAAGTTCCTGAAGAAATTAAACGTACTTTTGATAAATTAGGTATTCCTGAAGCCGAACAAAAATATTTGGCTGGTGCATCTGCACAGTATGAATCCGAAGTAGTTTATCACAATATGAAGCAAGACCTAGAAGATTTAGGGATTGTCTTCAAAGATACAGATTCCGCGTTAAAAGAAAACGAAGCTATTTTCAAAGAATATTTCGCAAAAGTAATTCCACCAAGCGACAACAAATTCGCTGCGCTAAACTCGGCTGTTTGGTCAGGTGGTTCATTCATCTACGTACCACCAGGTATCAAAGTAGATACGCCACTTCAAGCCTATTTCCGCATTAACTCGGAAAACATGGGGCAATTTGAACGGACACTAATTATCGTGGACGAAAATGCCAGCGTAAACTACGTGGAAGGCTGTACGGCTCCCGTTTATACAACGAATTCCCTTCACTCAGCTGTCGTAGAAATCATTGTAAAACCAGGTGCTTACTGCCGTTACACAACTATCCAAAACTGGGCAAATAACGTTTATAACCTAGTAACGAAACGTACTTTCTGTGAAGAAAATGCGACTATGGAATGGATTGATGGTAACATTGGTTCGAAATTAACAATGAAATACCCAGCAGTACATTTACGAGGCGAAGGAGCACGCGGAACGACGCTTTCTATCGCGATTGCTGGTAAAGGGCAACGTCAAGACGCAGGAGCAAAAATGATGCACTATGCGCCTAATACGTCCTCTACGATTGTATCGAAGTCGATTTCGAAACAAGGCGGAAACGTAACATACCGCGGAATTGTTCATTTTGGCCGTAATGCTGATGGCGCACGTTCGAATATCGAATGTGATACGCTAATTATGGATAACCTTTCCACATCGGACACAATCCCGTACAACGAAATCCTGAACAGCAACATCTCATTAGAGCACGAAGCTAAGGTTTCCAAAGTATCCGAGGAACAACTTTTCTATCTAATGAGCCGTGGTTTAAGCGAAGAAGAAGCGACAGAAATGATCGTTATGGGCTTCATTGAACCATTTACGAAAGAATTACCAATGGAATATGCCGTTGAGATGAACCGTTTGATTAAGTTTGAAATGGAAGGCTCGATTGGTTAA
- a CDS encoding MetQ/NlpA family ABC transporter substrate-binding protein: MKKVLGLIFTLSLVLVLTACGGSSDKASSSKDDKQLVVGASNTPHAQILEQAKPILKDKGIDLKIVKYTDYVMPNKALEEGDLDANYFQHKPYLELEEKEKGYKFADVGAIHIEPMGIYSKKVKDIKDLKDGAQVLLSNSKSDWPRVIGIFVDNGLLTLKDGVKPQDATFDDIKDNPKNLKFKYDFDPAYLMTAYNNEEGDVVAINSNFVVDQGLNPSKDAIAIESKDSPYANIVVTTEKKKDDKNITELVKVLHSKEIQDYITKEWDGAVVPVDK; this comes from the coding sequence ATGAAGAAGGTTCTTGGTTTAATTTTCACATTAAGTTTAGTTTTAGTACTTACAGCTTGCGGCGGTTCCTCAGATAAAGCTTCATCTAGTAAAGATGATAAACAGTTAGTAGTGGGTGCATCCAATACACCACATGCCCAAATCTTAGAACAAGCAAAACCAATCTTGAAAGATAAAGGGATTGACTTGAAAATCGTTAAATATACAGACTATGTTATGCCTAACAAAGCGCTAGAAGAAGGCGACTTAGATGCTAACTACTTCCAACATAAACCATATCTTGAATTAGAAGAAAAAGAAAAAGGCTACAAATTTGCTGATGTTGGCGCAATTCACATCGAACCAATGGGTATCTATTCTAAAAAAGTAAAAGATATTAAAGATCTAAAAGACGGTGCGCAAGTATTACTTTCTAACTCGAAATCTGACTGGCCGCGTGTCATTGGTATCTTTGTAGATAACGGATTATTAACGCTGAAAGATGGCGTGAAACCACAAGATGCAACATTTGATGATATTAAAGACAATCCGAAAAATTTGAAATTCAAATACGATTTTGACCCAGCTTACTTGATGACTGCCTACAATAACGAAGAAGGCGACGTTGTAGCAATTAACTCTAACTTTGTTGTAGACCAAGGCTTAAACCCTTCTAAAGACGCTATTGCAATCGAAAGCAAAGACTCTCCTTATGCAAATATCGTTGTAACGACAGAGAAGAAAAAAGACGATAAAAACATTACAGAGCTAGTAAAAGTACTACACTCGAAAGAAATTCAAGATTACATTACGAAAGAATGGGATGGCGCTGTTGTCCCAGTTGATAAATAA
- a CDS encoding helix-turn-helix transcriptional regulator codes for MVVTNIVKIIREKKGITQNELAHSLDVSRQTIHAIEKGKYNPSLELSLKIAKFFDLPVEEIFNLEGE; via the coding sequence GTGGTTGTTACAAATATAGTTAAAATTATAAGAGAAAAGAAAGGTATTACTCAAAATGAATTAGCTCATTCATTAGATGTTTCACGCCAAACAATTCATGCCATTGAAAAGGGTAAATACAATCCTAGCTTAGAACTTAGTTTAAAAATAGCTAAATTTTTCGATTTACCTGTTGAAGAAATTTTTAACTTGGAAGGAGAATAA
- a CDS encoding methionine ABC transporter permease has translation MSKLQELFPNVDFQMMWVATQETLYMTLVSLFAVFLLGIVLGLLLFLTNNKKHAGARILYWVTAILVNVFRSIPFIILIVLLLPMTKSLVGTVIGPKAALPALIISAAPFYGRMVEIAFREVDKGVIEAAKSMGANMFTIIGKVLIPEALPAIISGITVTAISLVGFTAMAGVIGAGGLGNTAYLEGFQRGQPDVTVLATIIILIIVFIFQFIGDFLTKRTDKR, from the coding sequence ATGAGCAAATTACAAGAATTATTTCCAAATGTTGATTTTCAAATGATGTGGGTCGCAACACAAGAAACACTATATATGACACTTGTTTCACTATTTGCAGTCTTTTTACTCGGGATTGTGTTAGGATTATTGCTATTTTTAACTAACAATAAAAAACATGCTGGAGCGCGCATTCTTTACTGGGTTACAGCCATTTTAGTCAACGTGTTCCGCTCAATTCCTTTTATTATTTTAATTGTACTACTATTACCGATGACGAAATCACTTGTCGGAACTGTAATTGGACCAAAAGCAGCACTCCCAGCTTTAATTATCTCTGCTGCTCCGTTCTATGGACGGATGGTAGAAATTGCCTTTCGTGAAGTGGACAAAGGGGTTATCGAAGCAGCAAAATCCATGGGGGCGAATATGTTTACGATTATTGGTAAAGTACTCATCCCAGAAGCACTTCCGGCGATTATTTCTGGTATCACAGTGACAGCAATTTCCCTTGTTGGTTTTACAGCGATGGCTGGTGTCATTGGCGCAGGCGGTCTTGGGAATACTGCGTATCTTGAAGGATTCCAACGTGGACAACCTGATGTAACGGTACTTGCGACAATTATTATCTTAATTATCGTCTTTATTTTCCAGTTTATCGGCGACTTTTTAACAAAACGAACCGACAAACGCTAA
- a CDS encoding DUF5713 family protein translates to MAEIKYLEGMYQDSFFPTFLVDKLKQYMFDTVQFLEQGNHDTEAIQAKFDEMTLAINALQDEFYENESELETGARDSIAETIIPILAHYKIDIDIEELLREREW, encoded by the coding sequence ATGGCAGAAATTAAATACTTAGAGGGAATGTATCAAGATTCATTCTTTCCAACGTTTCTAGTGGATAAATTAAAGCAATATATGTTCGATACGGTTCAATTTTTAGAACAAGGGAATCATGATACAGAAGCGATTCAAGCTAAATTTGATGAAATGACATTAGCAATTAATGCGTTGCAAGATGAGTTTTATGAAAATGAGAGCGAATTAGAAACAGGAGCAAGGGATTCGATTGCTGAAACAATCATCCCGATTTTAGCTCATTATAAGATAGATATCGATATTGAAGAACTACTTAGAGAGCGCGAGTGGTAA
- the sufD gene encoding Fe-S cluster assembly protein SufD encodes MAQNMTIKDDFIHAFSSNANEPDWFLDIRRNAFKAYGELDLPFVDKTKITRWNFTKFETFIPFKEGVTNETLPEKVANLVDLDNKEANFYVQMDERPARLQLQQELVDQGVIFTDIISAVKNHPELVKKYFMKNAVQVNEHKLTAFHAALVNGGIFLYVPKNVEVKSPIQAVFVQDKAESPLVNHVLLVADDNSAVTYVENYVTVNNEPKGIVSIVEEVIAEKNARITFGGVDNLASDVTTYVNRRGHIGTDSQIEWALGLMNDGDTINENVTNLMGDGSSADVKTVTVGRGKQTQNVTTRVTHYGKASNGTILSHGVMKERATTIFNGIGHIKHGASKSDAQQESRVLMLSPEARGDANPILLIDENDVVAGHAASVGRVDPLQLFYLMSRGISQKEAERLVIHGFLDPVVRQLPIESVKTMLREVIEGKVR; translated from the coding sequence ATGGCACAAAATATGACGATTAAAGATGATTTTATCCACGCTTTTTCAAGTAATGCGAATGAACCGGATTGGTTTTTAGATATCCGTCGCAATGCTTTTAAAGCTTACGGGGAACTGGACTTGCCTTTTGTGGATAAAACAAAAATTACTCGCTGGAATTTCACGAAGTTTGAGACATTTATACCTTTTAAAGAAGGCGTAACAAATGAAACTTTACCGGAAAAAGTAGCGAATTTAGTTGATTTAGATAATAAAGAAGCCAATTTTTACGTTCAAATGGATGAAAGACCTGCGAGACTTCAGTTGCAGCAAGAACTAGTCGACCAAGGCGTTATTTTTACAGATATTATTTCAGCTGTGAAAAACCATCCTGAACTTGTGAAAAAATACTTCATGAAAAACGCAGTACAAGTGAACGAACATAAACTGACTGCTTTTCATGCGGCACTAGTGAATGGTGGGATTTTCCTCTACGTTCCTAAAAATGTCGAGGTGAAATCACCAATTCAAGCTGTATTTGTACAGGATAAAGCAGAATCTCCACTAGTTAATCACGTGTTGCTTGTAGCGGATGATAATAGCGCAGTCACTTATGTGGAAAACTATGTCACTGTTAATAACGAGCCTAAAGGGATTGTTAGCATTGTCGAAGAAGTCATCGCTGAGAAAAATGCGCGGATTACTTTTGGTGGTGTAGACAATCTAGCAAGTGATGTTACGACATATGTGAACCGTCGTGGACACATTGGAACTGACAGCCAAATTGAATGGGCGCTTGGCCTGATGAATGATGGCGATACTATCAATGAGAACGTAACAAACCTAATGGGAGACGGCTCTTCTGCTGATGTGAAAACGGTGACTGTTGGACGCGGTAAGCAAACGCAAAACGTGACAACGCGCGTGACGCATTACGGTAAAGCTTCTAATGGTACGATTTTATCTCATGGGGTTATGAAAGAAAGAGCGACAACTATTTTTAACGGAATTGGCCACATTAAACATGGCGCTTCTAAGTCTGATGCACAACAAGAATCACGTGTACTCATGCTTAGCCCAGAAGCGCGCGGTGATGCGAACCCAATTTTATTAATCGATGAAAATGACGTAGTTGCAGGACATGCGGCTTCTGTTGGTCGTGTTGATCCGTTGCAATTATTCTATTTGATGAGTCGCGGGATTTCTCAAAAAGAAGCAGAAAGATTAGTTATTCATGGCTTCTTAGATCCTGTTGTTCGTCAGTTACCAATCGAAAGCGTAAAAACGATGCTTCGTGAAGTAATCGAAGGGAAAGTGCGTTAA
- a CDS encoding sulfite exporter TauE/SafE family protein has translation MDITQTVEILLISVFAGVVGSLLGLGGGIIVTPALTLIFGIDIQYAIGASIISVIATSSGSAIAYIKDGITNLRVGMFLEIATTIGAITGAFVSGLLSATALYIIFGLLLLYSAFNMIKKVGTEFPTNVKPDPLATKLNLHDSYYDKSLRQTVDYQVANVPAGFGVMYGAGIASGLLGIGSGAFKVMALDVFMKMPLKVSSATSNLMMGVTAAASATVYLFQGDIQPAIAAPVAIGVLVGATLGTRIMQRLKSKVIRIIFIPVILYVAFQMILEGLGWI, from the coding sequence TTGGATATTACGCAAACAGTCGAAATTCTTTTAATCTCTGTTTTTGCAGGGGTTGTAGGCTCTTTGCTTGGGCTTGGTGGTGGAATTATCGTGACGCCTGCCTTGACACTTATTTTCGGAATTGATATTCAATATGCGATTGGTGCAAGTATTATTTCCGTTATCGCTACAAGTAGTGGCTCCGCAATTGCTTATATCAAAGACGGCATTACGAACCTTCGTGTCGGGATGTTTCTCGAAATTGCCACAACAATTGGTGCAATCACCGGGGCTTTCGTCAGCGGACTGCTCTCGGCCACGGCACTCTACATCATCTTCGGACTTTTACTTCTTTATTCTGCTTTCAACATGATTAAAAAGGTCGGTACAGAATTTCCTACCAATGTGAAACCAGACCCACTCGCAACCAAACTAAACTTACATGATTCATATTACGATAAATCTTTACGGCAGACAGTTGATTATCAAGTGGCAAACGTCCCTGCTGGTTTTGGTGTGATGTACGGCGCCGGAATCGCTAGTGGCTTACTTGGAATCGGTAGTGGCGCATTTAAAGTAATGGCACTCGATGTCTTTATGAAAATGCCGCTTAAAGTAAGTAGCGCAACGAGTAATTTAATGATGGGCGTAACCGCGGCGGCCAGTGCAACCGTGTATCTTTTTCAAGGTGACATCCAGCCCGCTATTGCGGCTCCGGTTGCGATTGGCGTACTTGTCGGCGCAACACTTGGAACACGCATCATGCAACGTTTAAAAAGCAAAGTTATTCGGATTATTTTTATTCCCGTCATTTTATATGTTGCCTTCCAAATGATTTTAGAAGGATTGGGGTGGATTTAA
- a CDS encoding DUF1634 domain-containing protein produces the protein MAEKKEEMYRVELIVSALLRIGVVLSAIIIVFGLVMLFITGESGYPGETYPTSLTAIFSGLGTLKPYAIMMFGLFCLILTPVLRVVVSLFTFLKEKDYLYVGITGIVLIILVISFLIGIKA, from the coding sequence ATGGCAGAGAAAAAAGAAGAAATGTACCGGGTCGAGCTAATTGTCAGCGCACTGTTACGAATCGGTGTTGTCCTCAGTGCAATCATTATCGTTTTCGGACTTGTTATGCTATTTATCACCGGCGAAAGTGGCTACCCAGGGGAAACTTACCCGACATCACTTACGGCGATTTTCAGCGGGCTAGGAACGCTTAAACCCTACGCGATTATGATGTTTGGCCTCTTTTGCTTAATTTTAACGCCAGTTCTTCGTGTCGTTGTATCATTATTTACTTTTTTGAAGGAAAAAGATTATTTGTACGTTGGGATAACTGGGATTGTATTAATTATTTTAGTTATTAGCTTTTTAATTGGAATAAAAGCATAA
- a CDS encoding cysteine desulfurase, translating into MIDIQKIRADFPILDQEINEKPLAYLDNAATSQKPKQVIEALTHYYEFDNANVHRGVHTLAARATDAYESARGKVAKFIHAREVAEIIFTRGTTSAINLVVDSYAEANIEAGDEIVISYLEHHSNLIPWQQLAKRKGAVLKYIELEEDGTISVEQAKKTIGEKTKIVALAHVSNVLGTITPIKEIAAIAHQFGAVILVDGAQAVPHMEVDVVDLDADFYAFSGHKMMAPTGIGALYGKRELLDAMEPTEFGGEMIDFVELYDSTWKELPWKFEAGTPIIGGAIALGAAIDYLAEVGLENIHAHEQALASYAMEEMSKIEGITIYGPKDASKRCGLVTFNLEGAHPHDIATILDEDGVAIRAGHHCAQPLMKWLDVSSTARASFYIYNTKEEIDALIDGLKLTKEYFGL; encoded by the coding sequence ATGATTGATATCCAAAAAATTCGGGCGGATTTTCCAATTTTAGATCAAGAAATAAATGAAAAACCGCTAGCTTATTTAGATAATGCTGCCACTTCACAAAAGCCGAAACAAGTTATTGAAGCTTTAACACATTACTATGAGTTTGATAATGCTAATGTTCACCGTGGTGTGCATACACTTGCAGCAAGAGCGACGGATGCTTATGAATCAGCTCGAGGTAAAGTAGCCAAGTTTATTCATGCGCGTGAAGTAGCAGAAATTATTTTCACAAGAGGCACTACTTCAGCGATTAATTTAGTTGTAGATAGTTACGCGGAAGCAAATATTGAAGCTGGCGATGAGATAGTTATTTCTTATTTAGAGCATCATTCTAATTTGATTCCATGGCAACAACTAGCTAAACGCAAAGGCGCGGTTTTAAAATATATCGAACTAGAAGAAGATGGCACGATTTCAGTGGAACAAGCGAAAAAAACGATTGGCGAGAAAACGAAAATCGTTGCGCTAGCACATGTTTCTAATGTTCTAGGGACAATCACGCCAATTAAAGAAATCGCAGCAATTGCTCATCAATTTGGAGCAGTCATTCTCGTTGACGGTGCGCAAGCTGTGCCTCATATGGAAGTCGATGTAGTAGATTTAGATGCTGACTTTTATGCTTTTTCAGGGCACAAAATGATGGCTCCTACTGGCATTGGCGCCTTGTATGGCAAACGTGAATTGCTTGATGCGATGGAACCTACCGAATTTGGCGGAGAAATGATTGATTTTGTTGAATTATACGATTCGACTTGGAAAGAACTGCCGTGGAAATTTGAAGCCGGAACACCGATTATTGGCGGAGCAATTGCGCTAGGTGCGGCGATTGATTACTTGGCAGAAGTCGGACTCGAAAACATTCACGCACATGAACAAGCATTAGCCAGCTACGCGATGGAAGAAATGAGCAAAATCGAAGGCATTACCATTTACGGGCCGAAAGATGCAAGTAAACGTTGTGGTTTAGTGACTTTTAATTTAGAAGGCGCACACCCACATGATATTGCGACTATTTTGGACGAAGATGGGGTGGCGATTCGAGCTGGTCATCACTGTGCACAACCGTTGATGAAATGGCTGGACGTTTCTTCCACAGCTCGCGCAAGCTTTTATATTTATAATACAAAAGAAGAAATTGATGCGCTTATAGATGGCCTCAAGTTAACAAAGGAGTATTTTGGATTATGA
- the sufU gene encoding Fe-S cluster assembly sulfur transfer protein SufU, whose translation MTSRKLDQLYRQVIMDHYKNPRNNGELPDSDVTIDLNNPTCGDQIHLHLKMDGDKIVAAKFTGSGCSISMASASMMTQSIIGKTEKEALKMSREFSEMVQGHDHETIDEYGDVEALAGVAKFPARIKCATLSWKAMERAIFEKEGTK comes from the coding sequence ATGACAAGCCGGAAATTAGATCAGCTTTATAGACAAGTCATTATGGATCACTATAAAAATCCGCGCAATAATGGAGAGCTCCCAGATAGCGATGTAACAATTGACCTCAACAACCCAACATGCGGTGATCAAATTCATCTTCATTTAAAAATGGACGGTGATAAAATCGTTGCGGCAAAATTCACTGGTAGCGGCTGTTCGATTTCGATGGCCTCTGCTTCAATGATGACGCAAAGCATTATCGGTAAAACCGAGAAAGAAGCACTAAAAATGTCCCGCGAATTTTCAGAAATGGTGCAAGGTCACGACCATGAAACAATTGATGAATACGGCGACGTTGAGGCGCTTGCTGGAGTTGCGAAATTCCCAGCAAGAATCAAATGTGCGACTCTTTCATGGAAAGCAATGGAGAGAGCGATTTTTGAAAAAGAAGGAACAAAATAA